One genomic region from Spirulina subsalsa PCC 9445 encodes:
- a CDS encoding cation:proton antiporter, whose amino-acid sequence MSYGLYPILPRLDAILGFLGGPVTDPVGIFLIIMAIMLVAPLMFERLRMPGIVGLILAGVLVGPNGLGILQRDSTIILLGTVGLLFLMFLAGLETSLDDLKQNANQALGFGFATFAVPMLMGTFAFLGLGYGFLASILVASCFASHTLLSLPVVSKLGIMRSPIVTTTLGGTLITNVLAILILAIVVKAHQGDLTLTFWLILIPALTLYTIATLWGVPRVGRWFFRRFGHDEGAEFLFVVATLFVVSYVAKLIEIEPIIGAFLAGIAITQLIPQLSPLMNRIQFIGNTLFVPFFLISVGMLVNPGILIQEWESLLVAGVMITVAIVAKFIPAWLTGLIFHYPNPSRFTMFGLSVAQAASTLAAITVAYNIDLVDQRTVNGTIAMILVTCLLSPWVTDRWGRQVKSSLSQSRQNTTESSPFTPNKTIKYRILVPVANPNTEDNLLQLGILLAKQSKGTLLPFHVLLDHLGPVSPEDKTRQEQLLANAEQIAHAAVTTVKTIGRVDDSIDKAIVRATQENNASLVICGWKGYSNYRDNFFGSVIDNVLRRCPVPVLVTRFTSPLKTTRRVILAVPDSGKIQPYLEEALQITNTLATELKAQLELVQITPNNQRIPNVLEIPETLDDIALEQKRGNFVSSVLEKVNEDDLLVLIGSSDITLTGLSVLGKIPESIARSDQNVSIMIIHYPNQ is encoded by the coding sequence ATGAGTTATGGATTATATCCAATTCTGCCCCGACTCGACGCAATCTTAGGTTTCCTAGGAGGGCCAGTCACAGATCCTGTGGGGATTTTCCTAATTATCATGGCCATTATGCTCGTTGCTCCTCTGATGTTCGAGCGCTTGCGGATGCCGGGGATTGTCGGCCTGATTTTAGCGGGGGTGTTAGTGGGACCCAACGGATTAGGGATACTTCAACGAGACAGTACCATTATCCTTTTGGGAACCGTAGGATTGCTGTTTTTGATGTTTTTAGCCGGGTTAGAAACCAGTTTAGACGACCTAAAACAGAATGCCAATCAAGCGCTAGGATTTGGGTTTGCCACCTTTGCCGTGCCGATGTTGATGGGGACTTTTGCCTTTTTGGGATTGGGGTATGGTTTCCTTGCCTCTATTTTAGTGGCTTCCTGCTTTGCCTCTCATACCCTCCTATCCTTGCCTGTCGTGAGTAAATTGGGGATTATGCGATCGCCAATCGTCACCACAACACTAGGAGGCACACTCATCACCAACGTTCTCGCCATCTTAATCCTAGCCATTGTCGTCAAAGCACATCAAGGCGATTTAACCCTAACCTTTTGGCTCATTCTCATCCCCGCCTTAACCCTTTATACCATTGCCACCCTCTGGGGAGTCCCCCGTGTAGGACGTTGGTTTTTTCGCCGTTTTGGACATGATGAAGGCGCAGAATTTCTATTTGTCGTTGCCACCCTCTTTGTTGTTTCCTACGTCGCCAAATTAATCGAAATTGAACCCATTATTGGTGCATTTTTAGCCGGGATTGCCATTACTCAATTAATCCCCCAACTGAGTCCCCTCATGAACCGCATTCAATTTATTGGCAACACCCTATTTGTTCCCTTCTTCCTCATTTCAGTTGGGATGCTAGTCAACCCCGGTATTCTCATCCAAGAATGGGAATCTTTATTAGTAGCCGGAGTCATGATTACCGTCGCCATTGTCGCCAAATTCATTCCCGCTTGGCTCACAGGATTAATCTTCCATTATCCCAATCCCAGTCGCTTCACCATGTTTGGTTTATCCGTCGCACAAGCCGCCTCCACCCTAGCCGCCATCACCGTAGCTTATAACATTGATTTAGTCGATCAACGTACCGTCAACGGCACCATTGCCATGATTTTAGTCACCTGTTTACTATCCCCTTGGGTAACAGATCGTTGGGGACGACAAGTTAAATCCAGTCTAAGCCAATCCCGTCAAAACACAACAGAATCCTCCCCATTTACCCCAAATAAAACCATTAAATATAGGATCTTAGTCCCCGTTGCTAACCCCAACACCGAAGACAATCTTTTACAATTAGGAATTCTCTTAGCCAAACAAAGTAAAGGCACATTATTACCCTTTCATGTGTTATTAGATCATCTCGGCCCCGTTTCCCCAGAAGATAAAACCCGCCAAGAGCAACTATTAGCCAATGCCGAACAAATCGCTCACGCCGCCGTAACAACTGTAAAAACCATTGGACGAGTTGATGATTCCATTGATAAAGCCATTGTCCGCGCCACCCAAGAAAATAATGCGAGTCTAGTCATTTGTGGATGGAAAGGTTACTCTAACTACCGTGATAATTTTTTTGGTAGTGTGATTGATAATGTCTTACGTCGCTGTCCTGTTCCCGTATTAGTAACCCGCTTTACGTCCCCCTTAAAAACCACCAGACGGGTTATTTTAGCCGTTCCTGACTCAGGAAAGATTCAACCCTATTTAGAGGAAGCCTTACAGATTACGAATACTCTAGCAACGGAATTAAAAGCGCAATTAGAGTTAGTGCAAATTACCCCCAATAATCAACGCATCCCTAATGTGTTGGAAATCCCAGAAACCCTAGATGATATTGCCTTAGAACAAAAACGCGGTAATTTTGTTTCCTCTGTTTTAGAGAAAGTAAACGAGGATGATCTTTTGGTGTTAATTGGCTCATCGGACATTACTTTAACGGGTTTATCTGTCTTAGGAAAAATCCCAGAATCTATTGCGCGCAGTGATCAAAATGTATCCATTATGATCATTCACTATCCAAATCAGTGA
- a CDS encoding hemolysin family protein: MDVASQLTFQDLWPRLLSVLLLIAINGFFVTAEFSMVSVRRSRINQLVEAGDVQAQTVQSLQRSIDRLLSTTQIGITLSSLALGWIGESTVAAFLQVGMNRFPLAEVLKVPLVHSLATMTAFFAIAYLQIVLGELCPKSVALIYSEELARLLGPPSLAIARFFNPFIWILNQSTRCLLRRVGVQYSGYSGYNRVTPEELQLIITTERESTGLEAEERELLKNVFEFGEVLAEEVMVPRTRLTAIQRNATFGQLINAVVATGHSRYPVTGDSLDDIVGIIDFKDLSVPLAQGRLAPETPIQPWVRPARFISEVMPLSELLPLMQRSHLEMVMVVDEFGGTAGLVTLQDLIAEIIGGKDEPQDPDDFTFEMLDDQTFLVQAQMDLEEVNELLGLELPVTDDYQTLSGFLLYQLQKIPNQGETLHYDNLEFTVVSAQGPRLHQIRIHRYDPQPHAPEDLTLEMPPEPESSTPLLDGGVLDAIADSPDSPLDDDPNP; the protein is encoded by the coding sequence GTGGATGTTGCTTCGCAACTGACGTTTCAGGATTTGTGGCCGCGACTGTTGTCGGTGCTGCTGCTGATTGCGATTAATGGGTTTTTTGTGACGGCGGAATTTTCGATGGTTTCCGTGCGGCGATCGCGTATTAATCAGTTGGTGGAGGCTGGGGATGTCCAAGCCCAGACGGTGCAATCCTTACAGCGCAGTATTGATCGGTTGTTATCGACGACCCAAATCGGGATTACCCTATCGAGTTTGGCGCTGGGCTGGATTGGGGAAAGTACGGTGGCCGCCTTTTTGCAGGTGGGGATGAATCGTTTTCCCTTGGCGGAAGTGCTGAAAGTCCCTTTGGTTCACTCTTTGGCGACGATGACGGCTTTTTTTGCGATCGCCTATCTTCAAATTGTCCTCGGGGAATTATGCCCCAAATCTGTCGCCCTGATTTATTCGGAGGAGTTAGCCCGTTTGTTGGGGCCTCCGAGTTTAGCGATCGCCCGTTTTTTTAACCCCTTTATCTGGATTCTCAATCAGTCCACGCGCTGTTTACTGCGCCGCGTTGGGGTTCAATACTCGGGCTATAGTGGTTATAATCGCGTGACCCCCGAAGAGTTACAACTCATCATCACCACAGAACGAGAATCTACCGGACTGGAAGCGGAAGAACGAGAACTGTTAAAAAATGTCTTTGAATTTGGGGAAGTCTTGGCTGAAGAGGTGATGGTTCCCCGCACCCGTTTGACAGCCATTCAACGGAATGCTACCTTTGGCCAGTTAATCAATGCTGTGGTGGCAACGGGACATTCTCGCTATCCTGTGACGGGGGATTCCCTTGATGATATTGTGGGGATTATTGACTTTAAAGACCTTTCTGTTCCCCTCGCTCAAGGGCGTTTAGCCCCGGAAACCCCGATTCAGCCTTGGGTGCGTCCGGCCCGTTTTATCTCGGAAGTGATGCCCCTGAGTGAACTGTTACCCCTGATGCAGCGATCGCACCTAGAAATGGTCATGGTGGTGGATGAATTTGGGGGAACCGCCGGATTAGTCACCCTTCAGGATTTAATTGCCGAGATTATTGGGGGGAAAGATGAACCCCAAGATCCCGATGACTTCACCTTTGAGATGCTCGACGATCAAACCTTCCTCGTACAAGCTCAAATGGATCTAGAAGAAGTCAACGAACTGCTGGGCTTAGAATTGCCCGTCACCGACGACTACCAAACCCTAAGCGGTTTTTTACTCTATCAACTCCAGAAAATCCCCAACCAAGGGGAAACCCTCCACTATGACAATTTAGAATTTACTGTCGTTTCTGCCCAAGGCCCCCGACTCCATCAAATCCGCATTCACCGCTACGATCCTCAACCTCATGCCCCAGAGGATCTCACCTTAGAAATGCCCCCAGAACCTGAGTCCTCAACGCCTTTGCTCGATGGTGGGGTATTAGATGCGATCGCCGATAGTCCAGATTCTCCCCTTGATGATGATCCCAACCCCTAA
- a CDS encoding Mo-dependent nitrogenase C-terminal domain-containing protein translates to MVDVTGYTIKQIIFSSWTTESTATISAQTTPQPLSKKPSFDLLSPLKQWMDDLDVKNVKLAHGICHWIPAQCPFERDIKLFGKTLFHIPPLCKFNPFYEQFVGLRFRALCYLADECGEDISAYC, encoded by the coding sequence ATGGTTGATGTAACAGGTTATACAATTAAGCAAATTATTTTTAGTAGTTGGACAACCGAATCCACGGCTACTATATCCGCTCAAACTACTCCTCAACCCCTTAGTAAAAAACCCTCATTTGACCTCCTCTCCCCCTTAAAGCAGTGGATGGACGACTTAGACGTAAAAAACGTTAAGCTCGCCCATGGAATCTGTCATTGGATTCCCGCTCAATGCCCCTTTGAACGCGATATTAAGCTCTTCGGCAAAACCTTATTCCATATTCCCCCCTTGTGCAAATTTAACCCCTTCTACGAGCAATTCGTGGGGTTACGTTTCCGCGCCCTCTGTTACTTAGCCGATGAATGCGGCGAAGATATCAGCGCCTATTGTTGA
- a CDS encoding DUF6999 family protein: MTQNHSESVTPLDPAFFPYNRRNPNTWQVLYLDQAIPVDPVAKQYMIRDLQNWTRNYLLIPIKIIANCCLAVIMTVKRLLPVQFHFYGFMHQSATFFLKYFVSPEACYLIVRHISLGSNIVNFLIDNGPNANLERSSLYPKKVDDLAHNVFLEHDLILYNFVYDYHRAQQDNPHWQAQLKERGITFKNIRPVSVEMNFKKWRWLRILDLESAIELFKVFYSLCLTSDEFERAVLSLQFDENFGLYFTQITGDSSWNHVISNRHPLAPNSPFQAARNLMLHGITTEYIHRYLEIWRDQAEMSGRGNS, translated from the coding sequence ATGACCCAGAATCACTCCGAATCTGTCACCCCTTTAGATCCCGCTTTTTTTCCTTACAATCGCCGAAATCCTAACACTTGGCAGGTGCTTTATTTAGACCAAGCCATCCCCGTTGACCCAGTGGCGAAACAGTACATGATTCGTGACTTGCAAAACTGGACGCGCAATTATTTACTAATTCCCATCAAAATCATAGCCAATTGCTGTTTAGCGGTTATTATGACCGTTAAACGCTTGCTCCCCGTTCAGTTCCATTTTTATGGATTCATGCACCAATCGGCGACTTTTTTTCTCAAGTATTTTGTCTCCCCAGAAGCTTGTTATTTAATCGTCCGTCATATTAGCTTAGGGTCTAATATCGTCAATTTTCTCATAGATAATGGTCCGAATGCTAACCTAGAAAGGTCTAGTTTATACCCCAAAAAAGTAGATGATCTTGCCCATAATGTGTTCCTTGAGCATGACTTGATTTTGTATAACTTTGTCTATGACTATCATCGAGCGCAACAGGACAATCCCCACTGGCAAGCTCAACTGAAAGAACGGGGGATTACTTTTAAAAATATTCGTCCGGTGTCCGTAGAGATGAACTTTAAAAAATGGCGCTGGTTACGGATTTTAGACTTAGAATCTGCCATTGAGTTATTCAAAGTCTTTTACTCCCTCTGTTTAACCAGTGATGAATTTGAGCGAGCGGTTTTGTCCTTACAATTTGATGAAAATTTTGGGCTATACTTTACCCAAATTACCGGAGATAGTAGTTGGAATCATGTCATTAGCAATCGCCATCCTTTAGCGCCTAATAGTCCTTTTCAAGCCGCACGGAATTTGATGTTACATGGCATTACAACGGAGTATATTCACCGTTATTTAGAAATTTGGCGAGATCAGGCTGAGATGAGTGGTAGGGGGAATTCATGA
- a CDS encoding StlD/DarB family beta-ketosynthase yields MESAYITSIGKFLPGEPIGNDEMESYLGKIGDRASKVRHRILKSNGIQQRYYAIDSEQKTRYQNSEMAALAVRDALSYLNLEPHAIDLLACSTTLPDLTVPGFASMVHGELTEFSPLETVSLQGVCCAGVAALNYASSQVQLGKRRNTLAVASEFASRLFKSGHFEADQQYKITQKVPFDTEFLRWMLSDGAGALVIQNNPAFEQLSLRVDWIELVSHAHHYPVCMYAGTADESAQKSWLDYPSYAEAVQDGAFHLRQDIRRLDEVIKLGVTGWLKLIEAGRVKPEEIDWLLCHYSSHFFRSKIVELLEKANCMIPEEKWFTNLYTRGNTGCASIYLMLEELFHSGKLQPGQKIFCFVPESGRYTTAYMMLTVVERHALYSIGQGEKTTVINAPEIKLTPENEAAENSVAADLLRQLTLVWLDFEQQLYGVSLIRKLERGDFTREDYKRLLCNLRPQVVEGARWIARAASNMLDFRLRSLFIGHAQDEHRDYQMLERNYVSVGGELSEIVNSPKNIGSQALSAFIFQQASQENPLDLLGSMFIIEGLGNRLAGKWAKQIKATLNLTDDQVSFLAYHGENDESHLGKLEAILNADWLTAEIAEKIVNTARVTARLYQLQLEEMR; encoded by the coding sequence ATGGAATCAGCATATATTACCAGTATTGGCAAATTTTTGCCGGGGGAACCCATTGGCAATGATGAGATGGAAAGCTATCTGGGGAAAATTGGCGATCGCGCTTCAAAAGTCCGTCACCGCATCCTCAAGAGTAACGGCATTCAACAACGCTATTATGCCATTGATTCAGAACAAAAGACCCGCTATCAAAATAGTGAAATGGCCGCTTTGGCGGTGCGCGATGCCTTATCGTACCTTAATCTGGAACCCCATGCCATTGATTTATTAGCCTGTAGCACCACTTTACCGGATTTAACAGTTCCCGGTTTTGCTAGCATGGTGCATGGGGAATTAACCGAATTTTCTCCCCTCGAAACTGTTTCCTTACAAGGGGTATGTTGTGCAGGAGTGGCGGCCTTAAATTATGCCAGTTCCCAAGTTCAATTAGGCAAGCGAAGAAATACCCTGGCCGTCGCGTCAGAATTCGCCTCTCGCTTGTTTAAATCTGGTCATTTTGAAGCGGATCAACAGTATAAAATAACTCAAAAAGTTCCTTTTGATACAGAATTTTTGCGCTGGATGCTATCTGATGGAGCGGGTGCATTAGTGATTCAAAATAACCCTGCTTTTGAACAACTCAGCTTACGAGTGGATTGGATTGAATTAGTCTCCCATGCTCATCATTATCCCGTGTGTATGTATGCGGGAACAGCCGATGAAAGCGCTCAAAAAAGCTGGTTAGATTATCCCTCCTATGCCGAAGCAGTTCAAGACGGCGCATTCCATTTAAGGCAGGACATTCGCCGTTTAGATGAAGTGATTAAGCTGGGGGTGACGGGGTGGTTAAAACTCATTGAAGCAGGTCGAGTGAAACCGGAAGAAATTGACTGGTTATTGTGCCATTACTCCTCCCATTTTTTCCGCAGTAAAATTGTGGAGTTACTGGAAAAAGCCAACTGTATGATTCCCGAGGAAAAATGGTTTACGAACCTATATACAAGGGGAAATACAGGTTGCGCTTCTATTTATTTAATGTTAGAGGAACTGTTTCACTCTGGCAAATTACAACCCGGACAGAAAATCTTTTGTTTTGTGCCGGAAAGTGGACGCTATACTACCGCTTACATGATGCTCACCGTCGTTGAACGCCATGCACTTTATTCTATTGGGCAGGGAGAAAAAACAACGGTTATTAATGCCCCTGAGATTAAATTAACCCCAGAAAATGAGGCAGCAGAAAACTCAGTTGCGGCGGATTTATTGCGACAATTAACCTTAGTTTGGTTAGACTTTGAACAACAACTGTATGGGGTGTCCTTGATTCGTAAATTAGAGCGCGGGGATTTCACCCGAGAGGATTATAAACGGCTTTTGTGCAATTTGCGGCCGCAAGTGGTGGAAGGGGCTAGGTGGATTGCACGGGCGGCCTCCAATATGCTAGATTTTCGGTTGCGATCGCTCTTTATCGGTCATGCCCAAGACGAACACCGCGACTATCAGATGTTAGAGCGTAATTATGTGAGTGTCGGGGGGGAATTATCCGAAATAGTCAATTCTCCTAAAAATATCGGTTCTCAAGCCCTTTCTGCCTTTATTTTCCAGCAAGCCTCCCAAGAAAATCCCCTCGATTTGTTAGGCAGTATGTTCATCATTGAAGGATTAGGCAATCGTTTAGCGGGGAAGTGGGCAAAACAAATCAAAGCAACCCTCAATTTAACCGATGATCAGGTTTCTTTTTTAGCCTATCATGGGGAAAATGACGAATCCCATCTGGGCAAACTAGAAGCCATTTTAAACGCCGATTGGTTAACCGCAGAAATAGCTGAAAAAATTGTCAATACGGCCCGCGTTACGGCTCGTTTATATCAATTGCAACTGGAGGAGATGCGCTAA
- a CDS encoding sensor histidine kinase — translation MVISPLQVQTHNFVNLTEEPIHLISQIQPHGLVFVLGEPDLKILQVSSNTRAILGVSPDQVLHKNLEDVLDSVQIEPLKIGLTEDNFDWVNPSKVWARTKGDEYMVFDAVFHRNPEGYLILELEPAISQENIPFLSFYHLAKTSIYQLEKTRTLEEFCQVIVQEVRKVTDFDRVMLYKFEEDGHGVVIAEDKIPELEPYLGLHYPESDIPKQARKLFASNVIRQIPDAWTTPVSLVPTIHPVSDRPIDLTYSILRSPSTCHLEYLHNMGVGASLTISLIQDGELWGLIACHHRTPKFISYELRKACEFLGQVIFAEISAREETADHDYHLKLASIQTRLIDHMGQDDNFVEGLVKHQPNLLDLTNAQGAAICLGGQYITLGNVPKAEDLNFLVQWLSKNMEDREIFCTDSLARWYSDAETFKDVASGLLAIPISKQNYVLWFRPEVIQTVNWGGDPGKAYETTQEADTVKLSPRKSFELWKETVRLKSLPWQGVEVKAALGLRKAIVNIVLRQADELAQLAQDLERSNAELRKFAYVASHDLQEPLNQVANYVQLLALRYNQQLDEDAHEFIDFAVEGVSLMQTLIDDVLAYSRVDMKGIEFELTEVELALKRALGNLRGRIAENQATITYDSLPMVTADGTQLMQLFQNLIVNAIKFRSEAPPVIHIGAHRLEEEWLFSVQDNGMGLDPQFAERIFVIFQRLHTRDEYPGTGMGLAICKKIIECHRGRIWVESELGQGATFYFTIPIGGRDRERRRKERNLQNNIFG, via the coding sequence ATGGTTATTAGTCCCTTACAAGTCCAAACGCACAACTTCGTTAATTTAACCGAAGAACCCATTCACTTGATTAGCCAAATCCAACCCCACGGATTAGTTTTTGTGCTGGGTGAACCGGATCTCAAAATTCTGCAAGTCAGCAGTAACACCCGAGCTATTTTAGGAGTTTCACCGGATCAAGTTCTGCATAAAAATCTGGAAGATGTCCTCGATTCGGTGCAAATAGAACCCTTAAAAATAGGATTGACTGAAGATAACTTTGATTGGGTGAATCCTAGCAAAGTTTGGGCAAGGACAAAGGGCGATGAATATATGGTTTTTGATGCGGTCTTTCACCGCAATCCTGAAGGCTATTTAATCCTTGAATTAGAACCCGCTATTTCTCAGGAAAACATTCCTTTTTTGAGTTTTTATCACCTCGCCAAAACCTCCATTTATCAACTGGAGAAAACACGCACATTAGAGGAATTTTGTCAAGTCATTGTGCAGGAAGTGCGCAAAGTGACAGACTTTGACCGGGTGATGTTATACAAGTTTGAGGAGGATGGTCATGGGGTGGTGATTGCAGAGGATAAGATTCCTGAGTTAGAGCCGTATTTAGGATTACATTATCCAGAGTCGGATATTCCCAAACAGGCGCGCAAGTTATTTGCTTCTAATGTGATTCGCCAGATCCCGGATGCTTGGACGACTCCCGTCTCTTTGGTGCCGACGATTCATCCGGTAAGCGATCGCCCCATTGACCTCACCTATTCTATTTTACGCAGTCCCTCCACCTGTCACCTCGAATATTTGCACAATATGGGAGTTGGGGCATCCCTCACCATTTCCCTCATTCAAGACGGGGAACTGTGGGGCCTAATTGCCTGTCATCACCGCACCCCTAAATTTATCTCCTACGAACTGCGCAAAGCCTGCGAATTCCTCGGTCAGGTGATTTTTGCCGAAATTTCCGCCCGAGAAGAAACCGCCGACCATGATTATCACCTCAAATTAGCCTCGATTCAAACCCGTCTCATTGACCACATGGGACAAGACGACAACTTTGTGGAAGGATTAGTCAAACATCAGCCCAATTTATTAGACCTCACCAACGCTCAAGGGGCCGCTATTTGTTTAGGCGGTCAGTATATCACCCTAGGTAATGTCCCTAAAGCCGAAGACCTCAACTTTTTAGTGCAATGGTTGAGTAAAAACATGGAAGATCGGGAAATCTTCTGCACCGACTCCTTAGCGCGCTGGTATTCCGACGCAGAAACCTTTAAAGACGTAGCCAGTGGTCTGTTAGCTATTCCCATTTCCAAACAGAATTATGTGTTGTGGTTCCGTCCTGAAGTCATTCAAACCGTCAACTGGGGGGGAGATCCCGGTAAGGCCTACGAAACCACCCAAGAAGCGGATACCGTCAAACTGTCCCCCCGCAAATCCTTTGAACTGTGGAAAGAAACCGTCCGTCTGAAATCCCTGCCGTGGCAAGGGGTAGAAGTGAAGGCCGCCCTAGGACTGCGCAAGGCCATTGTGAACATTGTTCTGCGTCAGGCCGATGAGTTAGCCCAACTCGCCCAAGATTTAGAACGATCTAACGCCGAATTGCGGAAATTCGCCTATGTGGCCTCCCATGACCTACAAGAACCTTTGAACCAAGTGGCGAATTATGTCCAACTGTTAGCCTTGCGGTATAACCAGCAATTGGATGAAGATGCCCACGAATTCATTGATTTTGCCGTGGAAGGGGTGAGTTTAATGCAGACCCTGATTGATGATGTTTTGGCCTATTCCCGGGTGGATATGAAGGGCATTGAATTTGAACTCACCGAGGTTGAACTGGCTTTAAAACGGGCGCTGGGCAACCTACGGGGGCGCATTGCGGAGAATCAGGCGACTATTACCTATGATTCCTTACCCATGGTAACGGCCGATGGGACGCAATTAATGCAGTTGTTCCAGAATCTGATTGTCAACGCGATTAAATTCCGCAGCGAGGCCCCTCCGGTGATTCATATTGGGGCGCACCGACTTGAGGAAGAATGGCTGTTTTCGGTTCAGGATAATGGGATGGGTTTAGATCCCCAATTTGCTGAACGGATTTTTGTCATTTTCCAACGTCTCCATACCCGGGATGAGTACCCCGGAACAGGCATGGGACTAGCGATCTGTAAGAAAATCATCGAATGTCACCGCGGCCGGATTTGGGTAGAGTCGGAACTGGGACAGGGCGCAACATTCTATTTTACGATTCCCATAGGAGGACGTGATCGTGAGCGACGACGCAAAGAGCGCAATCTGCAAAACAATATTTTTGGTTGA
- a CDS encoding response regulator, giving the protein MVEDNRADIRLIQEALKHSTVPHEVITVRNGMDAMAYLRHEGEYIDSPRPDLILLDLNLPRKDGREVLAEIKSDPNLKRIPVVVLTTSHNEDDIAQSYELHVNCYITKSRNLNELFEIVKGIEDFWLKTVTLPSES; this is encoded by the coding sequence TTGGTTGAGGATAATCGGGCGGATATTCGTTTAATCCAAGAAGCGTTAAAACATAGCACAGTCCCCCATGAAGTGATTACGGTGCGTAATGGGATGGACGCAATGGCTTATTTACGTCATGAGGGGGAATATATAGATTCCCCCCGACCGGATTTAATTCTCTTGGATTTGAATTTACCGCGCAAGGATGGGCGAGAAGTATTGGCGGAAATTAAGTCGGATCCTAATTTGAAACGGATTCCGGTGGTGGTGTTAACGACTTCTCATAATGAAGATGACATTGCCCAGAGTTATGAGTTGCACGTGAATTGTTATATTACCAAGTCTCGAAACCTGAACGAGTTGTTTGAAATTGTGAAGGGAATTGAGGATTTTTGGTTAAAAACTGTGACGCTACCTTCAGAAAGTTAA
- a CDS encoding hybrid sensor histidine kinase/response regulator produces the protein MPASSLNILLIEDNLAEARLLRELLNDSHSVSCRLVHVKRLKEALIKLGEVAFDVILLDLTLPDSQGLAAMSPLAVCAPHVPIVVLTNTNDQDLAREAMRRGAQDYLVKRQVNNTETLIRALIYAVERKRALESLRESHEALESQIEEKVALLLAAQQQNQLKSEFVSMLSHDFRNPLNTILLSAGLLQDNQDRLTEDKKIRLFQQIRLASKSMAQLLDEVLLIGKAEMEQLPCELLPLSLQEFCWGLVEELEGSVGMKRVRFSWQGEHPQGLWDRRLLRHILENLLSNGIKYSPEEAMVEFEVQVGEESVLFEVRDRGIGIPWEDQIKLFQPFYRGRNVGHITGTGLGLAIAKHCAEAHGGTIRVESQVGVGTTFWVELPLVLNHLHGNPTARELQG, from the coding sequence ATGCCTGCAAGTTCCCTAAATATCTTACTGATTGAGGACAACTTGGCTGAAGCCAGATTGTTACGTGAGCTTCTCAATGACTCTCACTCGGTTTCCTGCCGTCTGGTTCATGTTAAGCGACTGAAGGAGGCTTTAATTAAGCTGGGTGAGGTGGCCTTTGATGTGATTTTACTGGATTTAACGCTGCCAGATAGTCAGGGTTTGGCGGCTATGTCTCCCTTGGCGGTGTGTGCGCCTCATGTGCCGATTGTGGTGTTGACGAATACGAATGATCAAGATTTGGCGCGGGAGGCCATGCGTCGGGGGGCGCAGGATTATTTAGTGAAGCGTCAGGTGAATAATACCGAGACATTAATCCGGGCGTTAATTTATGCGGTGGAACGGAAACGGGCGCTGGAGTCTTTGCGGGAGAGTCACGAGGCACTAGAAAGCCAGATTGAGGAGAAGGTGGCGCTGTTGTTGGCGGCGCAACAACAGAATCAACTCAAGTCGGAGTTTGTGTCGATGTTGTCCCATGATTTCCGCAATCCGTTGAATACTATTTTATTGTCGGCGGGGTTGTTGCAGGATAATCAGGATCGGTTGACGGAGGATAAAAAAATCCGCTTGTTCCAACAGATTCGTCTGGCGAGTAAGAGTATGGCGCAGTTGTTGGATGAGGTGCTGTTGATTGGCAAGGCGGAGATGGAGCAGTTGCCTTGTGAGTTGTTGCCGTTGTCGTTACAGGAGTTCTGCTGGGGTTTGGTGGAGGAGTTGGAGGGGAGTGTTGGCATGAAGCGGGTGCGGTTTTCTTGGCAGGGAGAGCATCCTCAAGGCCTGTGGGATCGGCGGTTATTGCGGCATATTTTAGAGAATTTGCTCTCGAATGGGATTAAGTATTCTCCCGAAGAGGCAATGGTGGAGTTTGAGGTGCAGGTGGGGGAGGAGTCGGTTTTGTTTGAAGTGCGCGATCGCGGGATTGGTATTCCTTGGGAGGATCAGATCAAGCTATTCCAACCGTTCTATCGGGGGCGCAATGTGGGGCATATTACGGGGACGGGTTTGGGGTTGGCGATCGCCAAACATTGCGCGGAAGCCCACGGGGGGACGATTCGGGTGGAAAGTCAGGTGGGGGTAGGGACGACGTTTTGGGTGGAATTACCCCTGGTCTTGAATCACTTGCACGGTAATCCGACCGCGAGGGAGTTGCAAGGTTAG